A single genomic interval of uncultured Sphaerochaeta sp. harbors:
- a CDS encoding gluconate 5-dehydrogenase translates to MGYIEKQFSLEGKVAWVTGASYGIGFAIASAYASAGAKIAFNDINQDLVDKGLASYKEAGIDAKGYVCDVTDEKAVAETTEKIIKDLGAVDILVNNAGIIRRVPMHEMSAEEWRKVIDIDLNAPFIVSKAVLPGMMERKSGKIINICSMMSELGRETVAAYAAAKGGLKMLTRNICSEYGKYNIQCNGIGPGYIATPQTAPLRERQADGSRHPFDSFIVAKTPAERWGTTEDLTGPALFLASGASDFVNGHVLYVDGGILAYIGKQP, encoded by the coding sequence ATGGGATATATTGAAAAACAGTTCTCCCTTGAGGGGAAGGTGGCCTGGGTGACCGGGGCAAGTTACGGCATCGGTTTTGCCATTGCAAGTGCCTATGCATCTGCTGGTGCGAAGATTGCGTTCAACGATATCAACCAGGATTTGGTGGACAAGGGCCTTGCTTCCTACAAGGAAGCAGGCATCGATGCCAAGGGCTATGTGTGTGATGTCACCGATGAGAAAGCGGTAGCTGAGACCACGGAGAAGATAATCAAAGATCTTGGAGCGGTTGACATCCTGGTAAACAATGCTGGGATTATCCGCCGTGTTCCGATGCACGAGATGAGTGCAGAGGAGTGGCGCAAGGTAATCGACATCGATCTGAACGCACCCTTCATCGTGAGCAAGGCTGTCCTTCCCGGGATGATGGAGAGAAAGAGCGGTAAGATCATAAATATCTGCTCAATGATGAGTGAGCTGGGCAGAGAGACTGTCGCAGCGTATGCTGCTGCAAAGGGTGGCCTGAAGATGTTGACAAGAAACATCTGCAGTGAGTACGGCAAGTACAACATCCAGTGCAACGGGATTGGACCTGGCTACATAGCAACCCCGCAGACCGCTCCTCTCAGGGAGCGACAGGCCGACGGTAGTCGTCACCCGTTTGACTCATTCATCGTAGCAAAGACACCTGCAGAGCGTTGGGGGACAACCGAGGATCTCACCGGTCCAGCCTTGTTCCTTGCCTCCGGTGCAAGTGATTTCGTGAATGGTCATGTCCTGTATGTCGATGGTGGCATTCTTGCCTATATTGGCAAACAGCCCTAA
- a CDS encoding TRAP transporter small permease produces the protein MKKLILGIDRFLSVVGIALTAILATGVIISVILRYVFSIAFVQSEELLTMVFVATTFFGAALGLRESEHIAVSNFVSAMPAKPRKVFAVIGQVVIIVVSMGMIYYSYRMIMKVGKVPSPATGIPRGYYYAMIPISFLFTTFYGVVNILKEFIDIPQPVKGYKDDYELGMSDTEGGV, from the coding sequence ATGAAAAAACTCATTCTGGGAATCGATCGGTTCCTTTCAGTGGTAGGCATTGCCCTAACCGCAATTCTTGCAACAGGAGTAATCATCTCGGTGATACTCCGCTATGTGTTTTCTATTGCCTTCGTCCAGTCTGAGGAGTTGTTGACGATGGTCTTTGTGGCCACCACGTTTTTCGGGGCTGCCCTTGGTCTCAGGGAATCTGAGCATATTGCAGTTTCCAATTTTGTCTCGGCAATGCCTGCAAAGCCTCGTAAGGTTTTTGCTGTCATTGGGCAGGTAGTGATTATCGTGGTTTCCATGGGAATGATTTATTACAGTTACCGGATGATCATGAAGGTGGGGAAAGTTCCTTCACCCGCAACAGGGATACCTCGTGGGTACTACTACGCAATGATCCCCATTTCCTTTCTCTTCACCACCTTCTATGGTGTGGTGAATATTCTAAAAGAGTTTATTGACATCCCGCAGCCCGTGAAAGGGTACAAGGATGATTATGAATTGGGTATGTCTGATACCGAAGGAGGCGTATAA
- a CDS encoding TRAP transporter large permease, with the protein MELSLMFFALIVLLVIGVPIAYAIGASGIIYMLMSNPTFLLTFPQRVWSGTESFIIVAMPLFMLTGELMNHSGLTRRLIDFSMLLVRPVRGGLGEVNVVASMIFGGISGSSVADTSALGSILIPDMVKKGYPKGFSAGITVASSTIGMIIPPSVPMLMYAMVSGASVGKLFLAGLIPGILVGATQLIMTFVISRRRGYHPEKEKVEWRQALKVTKDGSLAIVMPLLIIVSVSFGIATASESAGLAVLYATILGFFVYKELKWSEVKNALKKTFMMSSSIMIIGGFTMIFTWILAVEQVPAAIGAFLIDSNIPAWMVFLFLDIIILLLGTFLDVTPCILLISPILLPVMQQFGMNELQFGAIIIVGLAIGLVTPPVGMCLNVASKICRMDIVSVFKSAAPFIICNVIVLVGITFVPALSLWLPSII; encoded by the coding sequence ATGGAACTTTCATTGATGTTTTTCGCCTTGATCGTCCTCCTCGTCATTGGTGTGCCGATTGCATATGCCATTGGAGCCTCTGGGATCATCTATATGCTCATGAGCAACCCGACGTTTCTCTTGACCTTTCCCCAGCGGGTATGGTCGGGAACTGAAAGTTTCATCATAGTTGCCATGCCGCTGTTCATGCTTACCGGGGAGTTGATGAACCACAGTGGGCTAACCAGGAGACTGATTGATTTTTCCATGCTTCTGGTGCGTCCTGTTCGTGGAGGACTCGGGGAAGTGAACGTTGTCGCATCGATGATATTCGGTGGTATCTCTGGTTCATCTGTTGCCGATACCTCCGCCCTCGGTTCCATTCTGATTCCAGATATGGTTAAAAAAGGATATCCAAAGGGGTTTTCAGCTGGTATCACGGTAGCTTCCTCGACCATTGGCATGATCATACCCCCTTCGGTACCCATGCTCATGTACGCCATGGTCAGTGGTGCCTCGGTAGGAAAGCTGTTTCTTGCAGGACTCATCCCTGGCATTTTGGTTGGTGCAACACAGTTGATCATGACCTTTGTGATCTCCAGGCGCAGGGGCTACCACCCTGAGAAGGAGAAAGTCGAGTGGAGACAGGCTTTGAAAGTGACCAAAGATGGATCGCTTGCCATTGTTATGCCTCTCTTGATCATCGTCAGCGTCTCCTTTGGTATTGCAACGGCTAGTGAATCGGCAGGTCTTGCTGTTCTCTATGCAACCATCCTTGGATTCTTTGTCTACAAGGAACTGAAGTGGTCTGAAGTGAAGAATGCATTGAAGAAGACCTTCATGATGTCCTCCTCGATCATGATCATAGGTGGATTTACCATGATCTTCACTTGGATTCTTGCTGTTGAGCAGGTTCCTGCAGCTATCGGCGCCTTCCTGATAGATTCAAATATCCCCGCTTGGATGGTGTTCCTGTTCCTGGATATCATCATCCTTCTGCTAGGTACCTTCCTTGATGTGACTCCCTGTATTCTCCTCATCAGTCCGATACTGCTACCTGTAATGCAGCAGTTCGGGATGAATGAATTGCAGTTCGGGGCTATCATCATCGTGGGCCTGGCAATCGGTTTGGTGACCCCGCCGGTAGGGATGTGTTTGAATGTGGCAAGCAAAATATGTAGAATGGATATTGTAAGCGTATTCAAGTCTGCCGCCCCATTTATCATCTGTAATGTGATAGTATTAGTGGGTATAACTTTTGTTCCCGCTTTGAGTTTGTGGTTGCCGTCCATCATCTAG
- the kduI gene encoding 5-dehydro-4-deoxy-D-glucuronate isomerase — translation MDTRYSTGKEAFKHMTTQELRDEFLVDGIFLADEVSGVYSHIDRIVTMGAMPVKGELDLEKNIDPMKDFGVEYFLQRREIGMINIGGDGYVVADGKRYDLVSLDGLYLPMGTKKVTLGSNDGNKPAKFYMSSTPAHHAFEAKHIVFADAKHVPAGNKAESNERVINQYIHPDVLDTCQLSMGLTQLKEGSVWNTMPVHTHERRMEVYFYFDIDAEQTLFHFFGEPSETRHIIVHNEQAVISPSWSIHSGVGTSNYTFIWSMCGENRTYTDMDHVATKDLR, via the coding sequence ATGGATACAAGGTATTCGACTGGCAAAGAAGCATTCAAGCATATGACGACACAGGAGCTCAGGGATGAGTTCTTGGTTGACGGAATATTTCTCGCTGATGAGGTCAGTGGTGTCTATTCTCACATCGACAGGATTGTCACCATGGGTGCAATGCCGGTGAAAGGGGAGCTGGACCTGGAAAAGAACATCGATCCGATGAAGGATTTTGGTGTCGAGTACTTCCTGCAGCGCCGCGAGATTGGAATGATCAACATCGGTGGCGATGGCTACGTGGTGGCCGATGGCAAGCGCTATGACCTGGTGAGCCTTGATGGATTGTACCTGCCGATGGGAACAAAAAAGGTGACTCTTGGAAGCAATGACGGGAATAAGCCTGCAAAGTTCTATATGAGCAGTACTCCTGCACACCATGCATTTGAAGCAAAGCATATTGTCTTTGCTGATGCAAAGCATGTACCAGCAGGCAACAAGGCAGAGAGCAATGAACGGGTGATCAACCAGTATATTCACCCCGATGTATTGGATACCTGCCAGCTTTCCATGGGACTGACACAACTGAAAGAGGGCAGTGTTTGGAATACAATGCCGGTACATACGCATGAGAGAAGAATGGAAGTGTACTTCTACTTTGACATTGATGCAGAACAGACACTGTTCCACTTCTTTGGGGAACCGAGTGAGACAAGGCACATCATTGTGCACAACGAACAGGCTGTTATCAGCCCGTCTTGGTCGATCCACAGCGGAGTCGGTACAAGCAACTATACGTTCATCTGGTCAATGTGTGGTGAGAACAGAACCTACACTGACATGGACCATGTAGCAACGAAGGATTTGAGGTAA
- a CDS encoding ABC transporter substrate-binding protein, giving the protein MKRLTVFLLVLLFASSFMFANGSSEQASDVKEVVIGVFEPQTGENGGGGYQEVLGMRYANEVYPTVQINGETYNVRLVEADNKSDKTEAVTAAQSLISSGASVILGSYGSGVSIAAGDIFLDNQVPAIGASCTNPQVTLGNDYYFRVCFLDPFQGTVMANYAWQEGAKKAAVITQLGDDYSSGLGNFFSRAFSGLGGQVVSEQRFQTNTTDFKSILTNIKAADPDVIFAPSSIATAPLIIKQARELGITAKIMAGDTWENSSIIENAGSSAEGVALSTFFDDADPATDEAAKFIEGFKKYLVANKQPDIIPAVSALGYDAYITAIKAIEAANSTKGPAIRSALVDVDVEGVTGRIVFNENGDANKDMAFIKVVENGQFKFLKTVSIAK; this is encoded by the coding sequence ATGAAAAGACTGACTGTGTTTTTGTTGGTGCTCCTTTTTGCTTCTTCCTTCATGTTTGCCAATGGTTCTTCCGAACAAGCAAGTGATGTCAAAGAAGTGGTAATTGGAGTGTTCGAGCCTCAAACCGGAGAGAATGGTGGAGGAGGGTATCAGGAAGTACTGGGAATGCGGTATGCGAATGAAGTCTATCCCACCGTGCAAATCAATGGGGAGACCTACAATGTTAGACTTGTGGAAGCTGATAATAAGTCTGACAAGACAGAAGCAGTTACTGCTGCTCAGAGTCTGATTTCCAGTGGAGCTTCTGTGATTCTCGGGTCCTATGGGTCTGGAGTTTCCATTGCCGCTGGAGATATTTTCCTTGACAACCAAGTACCTGCTATTGGCGCCTCTTGTACCAATCCACAGGTAACCTTGGGTAATGACTACTATTTCCGTGTATGCTTTCTTGATCCCTTCCAGGGGACGGTGATGGCCAACTATGCTTGGCAAGAAGGCGCGAAGAAAGCGGCGGTCATCACGCAATTGGGTGATGATTATTCATCCGGTCTTGGTAACTTCTTCAGTAGGGCCTTCTCTGGTCTTGGTGGTCAGGTTGTGAGTGAACAACGGTTCCAGACCAATACCACAGACTTCAAGTCAATTCTTACAAATATCAAGGCAGCTGACCCTGATGTAATCTTTGCCCCTTCTTCCATTGCTACTGCTCCGCTCATCATTAAGCAGGCAAGAGAGCTCGGCATTACCGCAAAGATCATGGCAGGCGATACCTGGGAAAATTCATCAATCATTGAAAATGCAGGTTCAAGTGCAGAAGGTGTTGCGCTCTCCACATTCTTTGATGATGCTGACCCAGCTACCGATGAAGCAGCAAAGTTTATCGAGGGTTTCAAGAAATACTTGGTTGCAAACAAGCAACCCGATATCATTCCAGCTGTTTCCGCTCTTGGCTATGATGCGTATATAACTGCAATCAAAGCCATAGAAGCAGCCAACTCAACAAAAGGACCTGCCATTCGTTCTGCTTTGGTAGACGTGGATGTTGAAGGTGTTACAGGGCGAATCGTATTCAATGAAAATGGTGATGCTAATAAAGATATGGCATTCATCAAGGTAGTTGAAAACGGGCAGTTCAAGTTCTTGAAAACTGTCAGTATCGCAAAGTAA
- a CDS encoding TRAP transporter substrate-binding protein, with translation MKKTVCLVLCMLLVFSAVFAQGQQEAAGEKTFTMKLGHASTTESTRHKALLVMEEYVEKESDGRLQIEIYPAGTLGNESDMIEAMKLGTQEMFVGGVFASQTPKLEIFLMPFFFPTQADLMKVSRSDFGAEIMATAEEYGIKMLAVGDGGSRQITNNVRPIKTPADMKGLKIRTPPIESIIKSMEALGANPVSIPYGDTYMALKTGVADGQENPLANIGDMKFFEVQKYMTMIDYQFHPEPIDVNLDVWNSLPSDLQEVLQAGAWIYTDEQNRLRRELNEYYYDMIVDGGVTVYSPSDAEIQKFIDACQPVYSYFVNKGIFTQAELDEMRRIVNET, from the coding sequence ATGAAAAAAACTGTGTGTTTGGTGCTTTGCATGTTGCTTGTGTTCTCTGCAGTCTTTGCACAAGGACAACAAGAGGCAGCAGGGGAGAAGACGTTTACTATGAAATTGGGGCACGCTTCAACAACAGAGTCAACAAGGCATAAGGCCCTGCTGGTTATGGAGGAGTATGTAGAGAAAGAATCTGATGGTCGCTTGCAGATAGAGATTTATCCAGCAGGAACCCTCGGAAACGAATCTGACATGATTGAGGCGATGAAACTCGGTACCCAGGAGATGTTTGTTGGTGGTGTCTTTGCTTCACAGACCCCGAAACTTGAGATTTTCCTGATGCCGTTCTTCTTCCCCACTCAGGCAGACCTGATGAAGGTTTCCCGCAGTGATTTCGGTGCAGAAATCATGGCAACCGCAGAAGAGTATGGGATCAAGATGTTGGCAGTTGGTGACGGTGGTTCCCGCCAGATTACCAATAACGTTCGTCCTATCAAGACCCCTGCTGACATGAAAGGCTTGAAGATCAGGACTCCACCGATTGAATCCATCATCAAGAGTATGGAAGCATTGGGTGCAAATCCTGTTTCCATTCCCTATGGAGACACTTACATGGCACTCAAGACCGGTGTTGCAGACGGTCAGGAAAACCCCTTGGCCAATATCGGCGACATGAAGTTCTTTGAGGTGCAGAAGTACATGACCATGATCGATTATCAATTCCATCCAGAGCCGATTGATGTGAACCTCGATGTCTGGAACTCCCTTCCCAGCGATCTGCAGGAAGTTCTTCAGGCTGGTGCATGGATCTATACCGATGAGCAGAACCGTCTTCGCCGCGAGCTCAACGAGTATTACTATGACATGATTGTTGATGGTGGTGTGACTGTCTATTCACCAAGTGATGCAGAAATCCAGAAGTTCATCGATGCTTGTCAGCCGGTATACTCCTATTTCGTAAATAAAGGTATCTTCACTCAGGCTGAACTGGATGAGATGCGCAGAATTGTCAACGAAACATGA
- a CDS encoding IclR family transcriptional regulator, translating to MPSELKVQSLDRAFDILELLGNEQNGYNLIQISEMLKLPKSTVHRLIGVLIQREYVRKSEDTGRYRLGPGFIALCSNYLNNLELKTESSPAMDELSVSTGNVVFLAIRQEDKMVYVDSKEQINSLRKYAIVGQRKPLYCTSLGKSLLMGLGDEEIRALLAHETFSRQGPNTHTNIESLLQDIRECRRRGWSLDDQEAEPAINCVAAPIHDYRGQVIAAVSTSWVLAQHPEMRPETMAVLVMRCAATISYNMGYTGKSNRPEF from the coding sequence GTGCCATCAGAATTGAAAGTACAATCACTTGATCGAGCCTTTGACATCTTGGAGTTGTTGGGAAACGAGCAGAACGGCTACAACCTGATTCAAATTTCTGAGATGCTCAAGCTCCCCAAAAGCACGGTACACCGTCTCATCGGAGTGCTCATTCAACGTGAATATGTGAGAAAATCAGAAGATACCGGCCGATATCGCCTTGGCCCTGGTTTCATTGCTCTTTGCAGCAACTATCTCAACAACCTTGAACTGAAGACTGAGAGCTCCCCTGCCATGGACGAACTTTCCGTTTCTACAGGCAATGTGGTCTTTCTTGCCATCCGACAGGAGGACAAGATGGTCTATGTGGATAGCAAGGAACAAATCAACAGCCTTCGTAAGTATGCTATCGTGGGACAGAGAAAACCCCTCTATTGCACATCACTTGGAAAGTCCTTGTTGATGGGTTTGGGTGACGAAGAAATTCGGGCTCTCCTTGCCCATGAAACCTTCTCTCGTCAAGGACCAAACACCCATACCAATATTGAGAGTCTGCTCCAGGACATTCGTGAATGCAGAAGAAGGGGATGGTCACTTGATGACCAGGAGGCGGAGCCTGCAATTAACTGTGTGGCTGCCCCTATCCACGACTACCGTGGACAGGTCATTGCTGCAGTATCTACTTCCTGGGTACTGGCCCAGCACCCAGAGATGAGGCCTGAGACCATGGCTGTGTTGGTTATGCGTTGTGCAGCTACCATCAGCTACAATATGGGGTATACGGGGAAATCCAATCGTCCAGAATTCTAG
- a CDS encoding branched-chain amino acid ABC transporter permease, whose translation MSMTTILQHCLTGISLGGAYALIAIGYTLVYGILRLINFAHGDIFMMAGYFMIFALASFPWPIAIIITLTVTTLMGIGIERAAYKPLRSAPRMSIMISAIGVSYLLQNVSTYLFTAIPRGYPEIPFLKRIFQLGTLSASLVTLLTPVLTLFLVIILMILVNKTKTGMAMRAVSKDFETAKLMGININRIISVTFAIGSFLAGVGSILYFTDRMSVTPFSGTLPGLKCFVAAVFGGIGNIPGAVIGGFFIGIVETLLVALGYSTYSDAFTFLLLIVMLLVRPTGLFGEKTVEKV comes from the coding sequence ATGAGTATGACGACTATCCTGCAGCATTGCTTGACGGGAATTTCTCTTGGAGGTGCATACGCCTTGATAGCCATTGGCTATACCTTGGTATATGGCATTCTCCGATTAATCAATTTCGCCCATGGGGATATCTTCATGATGGCCGGGTATTTTATGATTTTTGCCTTGGCAAGTTTTCCATGGCCTATCGCCATCATAATAACCTTGACAGTTACAACCCTCATGGGTATTGGTATCGAACGTGCTGCCTACAAACCCCTGAGAAGTGCTCCCAGGATGTCAATCATGATAAGTGCCATAGGAGTATCGTATCTTCTTCAGAATGTATCGACGTACCTCTTTACCGCAATCCCAAGGGGATATCCCGAAATTCCTTTTCTTAAGCGTATATTCCAGTTGGGAACACTTAGTGCATCCCTGGTAACGTTGCTCACTCCCGTACTTACGTTGTTTTTGGTGATCATCCTCATGATTTTGGTCAATAAGACAAAGACTGGTATGGCTATGAGGGCTGTAAGTAAGGATTTTGAGACTGCTAAACTGATGGGTATCAATATCAACAGGATTATTTCAGTAACTTTTGCCATTGGTTCATTTTTGGCTGGTGTAGGGTCAATTCTCTATTTTACCGATCGTATGTCGGTAACTCCTTTCTCTGGTACACTCCCGGGTCTTAAATGCTTTGTTGCAGCAGTATTCGGGGGTATCGGCAATATTCCAGGGGCGGTGATAGGAGGATTCTTCATAGGAATTGTTGAAACATTGCTCGTTGCCTTGGGATACTCCACCTATTCGGATGCCTTCACATTTCTTTTGTTGATTGTGATGTTGCTCGTACGACCGACCGGTTTGTTCGGCGAAAAAACAGTGGAGAAAGTATGA
- the ppdK gene encoding pyruvate, phosphate dikinase, whose protein sequence is MATKNTKYVYFFGSGKAEGTAQMKDLLGGKGANLAEMTSIGLPVPPGFTISTEACAFYSANKGTYPEGLREEVLEHLARLEKTMGAKLGDNNDPLLVSVRSGAAQSMPGMMDTILNLGLTPDSVQGLIKKTNNERFAWDSYRRFMQMFGDVVMGVPHHEFERALQDVKDTRGIELDTDLDSKDLQEVIARYQRLYKRFTGEEFPTDPLDQLFKAINAVFKSWNNERANKYRQMNDIRGLLGTAVNIQSMVFGNMGETSGTGVAFTRDPSTGENQFYGEYLMNAQGEDVVAGIRTPQSISTLKKVNEKVYDQLVDIRGILEKHYKDMQDLEFTIQEGKLYMLQTRNGKRTIFSWLRTQVEMVEEGLIDKETAVSRVPSGEFGKLFAPILDGKYIRDNSLEVVTRGLNASPGGACGQIYFTAERAEEMAAEGKDVILVRTETSPEDIGGMAVAKGVVTCRGGMTSHAAVVARGMGCPCVSGAGEIKINEPKRFLEVNGTKLSEGDFISIDGFTGEVYGAKIPVRASEIVQVLNGAMKESESILYKDYKAFMGFVQDLKELGVYTNADTPHDAQMAVAFGAEGIGLCRTEHMFFGGDRIMSIRKMILANNIVEREKALAELLPMQRSDFEEIFLALDGRPATIRLLDPPLHEFLPNDHTSRHELALQMGITVEEVAQKSSALHEFNPMLGFRGCRLAIIYPEILRMQVRAIIEAAINVKRKGVEVLPEIMIPLVGNYKEFVFTKKHALEVIERIFTEQSLKVHYKIGTMIEVPRAAITADEIAKEAEFFSFGTNDLTQLTCGFSRDDAASFLGAYVNDADKQFYEYDPFATLDVNGVGKLVEMAVKLGRSANPSIKLGICGEHGGDPKTIAFCNKVGLDYVSCSPFRVPIARLAAAQAVIEAKKKA, encoded by the coding sequence ATGGCAACAAAGAACACAAAGTATGTCTATTTTTTTGGCTCCGGTAAGGCAGAAGGAACTGCCCAGATGAAGGATTTACTCGGAGGAAAGGGTGCAAACCTTGCCGAGATGACCAGCATTGGGCTTCCTGTCCCACCGGGCTTTACAATCAGCACTGAGGCTTGCGCCTTTTATAGTGCCAATAAAGGTACCTATCCTGAAGGATTGAGAGAAGAAGTGCTGGAACACCTTGCCAGACTCGAGAAGACGATGGGTGCAAAACTGGGTGACAATAATGATCCCTTGCTTGTCTCCGTAAGAAGTGGAGCTGCCCAGTCCATGCCAGGAATGATGGATACCATCCTCAACCTGGGACTTACCCCCGACTCCGTTCAGGGGTTGATCAAGAAAACAAACAACGAGAGATTTGCCTGGGACAGCTATCGCCGTTTCATGCAGATGTTCGGTGACGTTGTCATGGGGGTTCCCCATCATGAGTTCGAACGTGCACTGCAGGATGTGAAGGACACTCGTGGTATTGAACTCGATACCGACCTTGACAGCAAGGATCTGCAGGAAGTGATTGCCCGTTACCAGAGGCTGTACAAGCGCTTCACAGGTGAGGAGTTCCCCACCGATCCCCTCGACCAGTTGTTCAAGGCCATCAATGCAGTATTCAAGTCCTGGAACAATGAACGTGCAAACAAGTATCGCCAGATGAACGACATTCGAGGTCTCCTGGGTACTGCGGTAAACATCCAGAGCATGGTATTCGGCAACATGGGGGAGACCAGTGGTACTGGTGTAGCCTTCACCCGTGACCCCTCAACTGGTGAGAACCAGTTCTATGGTGAGTACCTGATGAATGCTCAGGGTGAGGATGTTGTTGCAGGTATCCGTACCCCACAGTCGATCTCTACGCTCAAGAAAGTCAATGAAAAGGTCTATGACCAGTTGGTTGATATCAGAGGCATCCTGGAAAAACACTACAAGGATATGCAGGATCTTGAGTTCACCATCCAGGAAGGCAAGCTGTACATGTTGCAGACCAGAAATGGTAAGAGAACCATTTTCAGCTGGTTGCGCACCCAGGTCGAGATGGTCGAGGAAGGCTTGATCGACAAGGAGACGGCCGTAAGTCGTGTCCCCTCTGGTGAGTTCGGCAAGTTGTTTGCCCCGATTCTCGACGGCAAGTACATCAGGGACAACTCCCTGGAGGTTGTCACTCGTGGTCTGAATGCCAGCCCCGGTGGTGCATGTGGCCAGATCTACTTCACTGCCGAGAGGGCAGAAGAGATGGCTGCAGAAGGGAAGGATGTCATTCTCGTGAGAACCGAGACCAGTCCTGAAGATATCGGCGGTATGGCTGTTGCAAAGGGAGTGGTCACCTGTCGTGGTGGTATGACCAGCCATGCAGCAGTAGTGGCTCGTGGTATGGGTTGTCCTTGTGTCAGTGGTGCTGGAGAGATTAAAATCAATGAACCCAAGCGTTTCCTGGAAGTGAACGGGACCAAGCTCAGTGAGGGTGATTTCATCTCCATCGATGGCTTCACTGGTGAAGTGTATGGTGCAAAGATACCTGTCCGTGCTTCCGAGATCGTCCAGGTGCTCAATGGTGCCATGAAAGAGAGTGAGTCAATCCTGTACAAGGATTACAAGGCTTTCATGGGATTCGTCCAGGACCTGAAGGAACTGGGTGTGTACACCAATGCCGATACACCGCATGATGCACAGATGGCTGTTGCTTTCGGTGCTGAAGGCATCGGACTCTGCCGAACAGAACACATGTTCTTTGGTGGTGACAGGATCATGTCGATCAGAAAGATGATTCTTGCCAACAATATAGTGGAAAGAGAGAAAGCGCTTGCTGAATTGCTTCCCATGCAGAGGAGTGACTTTGAGGAGATCTTCCTTGCACTTGATGGCCGACCGGCTACCATCCGCTTGCTTGATCCCCCGTTGCATGAGTTCCTTCCCAATGACCATACCAGCAGGCATGAACTTGCCTTGCAGATGGGTATCACGGTTGAGGAAGTAGCACAGAAGTCATCTGCCTTGCATGAGTTCAACCCGATGCTTGGTTTCCGTGGTTGTCGTCTTGCGATCATCTATCCTGAGATTCTGAGAATGCAGGTAAGGGCGATCATCGAGGCTGCGATCAACGTGAAGCGCAAGGGAGTGGAAGTACTGCCTGAGATCATGATCCCGTTGGTAGGCAACTACAAGGAGTTTGTGTTCACCAAGAAACATGCCCTCGAGGTAATCGAGAGAATCTTCACTGAACAGTCTCTCAAGGTGCATTACAAGATCGGTACCATGATTGAGGTTCCTCGTGCTGCCATCACCGCAGACGAGATCGCCAAGGAAGCAGAGTTCTTCAGTTTCGGTACCAATGACCTGACCCAGCTTACCTGTGGATTCAGTCGTGATGATGCGGCTTCTTTCCTCGGTGCATATGTCAATGATGCTGACAAGCAGTTCTATGAGTATGACCCGTTTGCCACCCTCGATGTGAATGGCGTGGGCAAGCTCGTGGAGATGGCCGTCAAGCTTGGTCGATCTGCTAACCCCTCTATCAAGTTGGGTATCTGTGGTGAGCATGGTGGAGACCCGAAGACCATTGCCTTCTGTAACAAGGTTGGCCTTGATTATGTCTCTTGTTCTCCGTTCCGTGTTCCCATTGCCCGTCTTGCTGCAGCACAGGCTGTGATTGAGGCAAAGAAGAAGGCATAA